One genomic region from Amaranthus tricolor cultivar Red isolate AtriRed21 chromosome 12, ASM2621246v1, whole genome shotgun sequence encodes:
- the LOC130828815 gene encoding uncharacterized protein At2g27730, mitochondrial yields the protein MAMRSVARMASSSSLRRVVEGVSPRASFFACYSSDGRGGRVLSEEERAKETVYIQKMEKERLEKLKQKADKEKAQKEKEASEKKADGETH from the exons ATGGCGATGAGATCCGTAGCAAGAATGGCTTCTTCTTCATCACTTCGTCGTGTAGTGGAGGGAGTTTCTCCGAGGGCTTCTTTCTTCGCTTGCTATTCATCTGATGGAAGAGGAGGCCGTGTTCTCAGCGAAGAAGAGCGCGCTAAAGAGACCGTTTACATACAG AAAATGGAGAAGGAGAGGTTGGAAAAACTAAAGCAGAAGGCTGACAAGGAGAAGGCtcagaaagaaaaagaagcttCTGAGAAG aAAGCCGATGGAGAAACTCACTAA